DNA from Lentibacillus amyloliquefaciens:
AGATCAAACTCTCCAAAAAAGTTTGTCCGAAATTGACACCGATCAATCTCAGTCTTAGCTTACAAAAATTGATTCAAGGGGTAAAAGTTTGCATCAAATCAGCTCAGCTGATTCTTCAACTTCTTACCTCTGACATCGTTTGTCATACTGGTTGTTTTGTTCAGTTTTCAAGGAGCAAATTACTGTCTGTTCGACAGTGATAATATTATATCACCATTGTTGAAAAGTGTCAATAACTTTTGGCTTAATCAATGTGTTTTGTTAATGCCGTTTTTCAACAGCAAGAACAATAATACTACCGTCATTATTAAAAGTCAACAATAAAACTTAAAAAAATTCAACTCAAATTGTGGTGAAAAGTTTTGCTGCATGACTAGACAATGACTTCTCCATCCCAATTCTGCATGCCGCCTTCCATATTAGGAGCTTTGAAATCATGCTCATCAAGGAACGATGCAACCATCATACTTCTTCTGCCCGATCGGCAAACAAGAATGTAATGGTTATCTTTATTGAGTTCATTTGTGGAATGAGGGTTTTCTCAAGCGGAAGATGCTGGGGCATTTTCAATCATTCCTTGTTGAACTTCGTCATCTTCCCGAACATCTATAACCACTGTATTATCGTCATCTTTCATCACCCTTCTTACTTCATCAGGCGTTACTGTATTAATATGATCCATGCTTATTCTCCTTAATAACTGGAACGTTCCACAGCATTCGGGTTACAATAAATTTCGCTTAATACAAGCAGTTTAAATTGGCTCAAAGTAAATTTTAATTCATTTCTACACTAACCTTTGTTATGAATACGACGCAAATATAAAACACACACTATAGCAACGTTGATATTTGAGGTGAATGCCAAATGAGGGCTATGGTTATTATGAGTTTCATTGGACTGTTTTTTCCGCTCTTAACCGGTGCTGAGTTAACCGATACTTCATTAAAACAGCTTGAGACATTTAATATGGATATAACCGGTGATTCATCAAAAGAAAAAATTAAATTAAACGGGGCGCCTTTTGCTCCTGACTCGGATTATTATGCAGAAATAAAAGCCGTCATTTCAGGCAACGATGACCAGCAGTGGAACATTAATTATGAAGGCGGTTATAACCCTGCCATTCAATTTTATGATCTTAATCATAATGGTGTGAAAGATTTATTTTATCAAAGTGCTGCAGGCGGAAACAGAGGGTTATATCATTATCATTTACACACTGTGAGTACGAATGAATTGAAAGAAGTACCCTTGCCGGAGCAGAAAAGTATCAAAGCAAAATTTAAAGATGGATTTAAAGTTGAAATCCAGATCGATCATGAATTGGAGCCTGAGACAGTAAATGTGAATCATCGTTCTTCGGAATATGAACAACTGGGCATCTATAATGAAAATGGGAAATTACTGGACAGCACAACACCAATCATTGAGCCAATCTCTTTTTTTGAACCTGTGGAAATCAGTGATCAAAAGGGATACGGTCTGAAAAGCTTTCAGCATATAAGCGGTGCTTATCACGCGGATCTTCTTGGAACTGTCGAAACACTCTGGTATTATGAACACGATAAATGGATTATTTTGGAAACTGAATGGGTTCCTTCTTAACAGATCCGGAAAAGATTTCTTTCAACGATTGCTTAAACTAAGAAATCTGAAGTCTGAGGTCAGACCTTAAAAGACCTTAAAACTTCCTTGACCTCTATGACCTTCAACTAAGCTTAGTTATAAAACACATCCCAAAAGTCAGATTTCACACTGATTTTTGGGATGTGCTTCAAGTAAAAATCTTTCATTCATTTAATTGGCAACAATATTCACCAGTTTTCCTGGAACCACAATCACTTTACGAACCGTTTTCCCTTCAATCAGTTCCTGTATGCGATCATTTTCCAGTGCCTGCTTTTCAAGGTCTTCTTTTGAAATGTCTTTTGCAACATTTAATTTGGCACGAACCTTACCCATGATTTGAACCACAATTTCCATCTCGTCCTCAACGAGCTTGGATGCATCATATTCCGGCCATTTTTCATAGGTGATCGTTTCTTCATGCCCCAGAATATCCCACATTTCCTCAGATAAATGCGGTGCAACCGGGGAAAGCATTTTAACAAAACCTTCAATAGACGCTTTGGGAATTTCATCTGCTTTATAAGCTTCATTAATGAATACCATTAATTGAGAAATGCCCGTATTAAAATGCAGGTTTTCAAAATCCTCGGTAACTTTTTTAACCGTTTCATGATAGACCTTCTCAAGTGATGCTGCCTCATTTGTGTCCACAATTTTCCCTGACAGTTCTCGTTGTTCATTGACAACGAGGCGCCATACGCGGTCCAAAAAGCGTCGTGCACCATCCAGACCATTCGTTGACCAGGCAACAGCTGCATCAAGCGGTCCCATAAACATTTCATACAAGCGCAATGTATCAGCGCCATGAGACGTGACAATATCATCCGGATTGATGACATTTCCTTTGGATTTACTCATTTTTTCATTGCCTTCACCGAGAATCATACCTTGGTTAAATAATTTCTGGAACGGCTCTTTTGTCGCAACCACACCAATGTCATATAAAAATTTATGCCAGAACCGGGCGTACAGTAAATGAAGCACCGCATGTTCCGCGCCGCCAATATAAATATCAATCGGCAGCCATTCTTCCAGTGCCTTCGGATCAGCCAGCTCATCCGGGTTGTTAGGATCCACAAAGCGCAGGAAATACCAGCAGCTGCCGGCCCATTGCGGCATTGTATTTGTTTCACGACGGCCTTTCACACCGGTTTTCGGATCAGTTACATTGACCCAGTCGCTGTTGGCCAGTGGCGATTCCCCGGTTCCGGACGGTTTGATTTCATCCATTTCCGGCAATTCCAGCGGCAGATCCTCTTCCGGAACCGCACTCATCGTTCCGTCTTCCCAATGAATAATCGGAATCGGCTCTCCCCAATAACGCTGTCTGGAAAACAGCCAATCACGGAGGCGGTAAGTCACTTTTCCGGTTCCTTTATTATTTTCCTCAAGCCAATCAATCATTTTGACGATAGCATCATCTTTCA
Protein-coding regions in this window:
- a CDS encoding rhodanese-like domain-containing protein, which translates into the protein MDHINTVTPDEVRRVMKDDDNTVVIDVREDDEVQQGMIENAPASSA
- the leuS gene encoding leucine--tRNA ligase, encoding MSFNHQEIEAKWQEYWADNKTFKTNTFSNKEKVYALDMFPYPSGAGLHVGHPEGYTATDIFSRMKRMQGYEVLHPMGWDAFGLPAEQYAIDTGNSPAAFTEHNIATFKRQIKELGFSYDWDREINTTDPEYYKWTQWIFAKLYEKGLAYMDEIPVNWCPALGTVLANEEVIDGKSERGDHPVVRKPMKQWMLKITAYADRLLEDLEELDWPESIKDMQRNWIGRSEGAEITFGIEGHDEQFTAFTTRPDTLFGATYAVFAPEHPLVDKIVTRDQQDTVNAYWKQIETKSDLERTDLAKEKTGAFTGAYAINPVNNERMPIWIADYVLMSYGSGAIMAVPGHDERDYEFAQKFELPIKEVVAGGDLSKEAYVDDGEIVNSDFLNGLMKDDAIVKMIDWLEENNKGTGKVTYRLRDWLFSRQRYWGEPIPIIHWEDGTMSAVPEEDLPLELPEMDEIKPSGTGESPLANSDWVNVTDPKTGVKGRRETNTMPQWAGSCWYFLRFVDPNNPDELADPKALEEWLPIDIYIGGAEHAVLHLLYARFWHKFLYDIGVVATKEPFQKLFNQGMILGEGNEKMSKSKGNVINPDDIVTSHGADTLRLYEMFMGPLDAAVAWSTNGLDGARRFLDRVWRLVVNEQRELSGKIVDTNEAASLEKVYHETVKKVTEDFENLHFNTGISQLMVFINEAYKADEIPKASIEGFVKMLSPVAPHLSEEMWDILGHEETITYEKWPEYDASKLVEDEMEIVVQIMGKVRAKLNVAKDISKEDLEKQALENDRIQELIEGKTVRKVIVVPGKLVNIVAN